The following proteins come from a genomic window of Gynuella sunshinyii YC6258:
- a CDS encoding anthranilate synthase component II, protein MNVLIIDNYDSFTYNLYQYIGEILTSDKNQGRIQDFAITVKRNDELSLAQITALNPDRIIISPGPGSPDDEKYFGICATVIRELGPSIPMLGVCLGMQGIVHVFGGRVIKAPLPMHGKTSPIQHDGKGVFKNIPDQLEIMRYHSLIAEAESLPDCLAVTAAVGNLESKDFTNLEKIRAGGSFEIMGVKHKDYPVHGIQFHPESFATEGGKELIHNFLYQEY, encoded by the coding sequence ATGAATGTGTTGATCATCGATAATTATGACTCCTTTACCTATAACCTTTATCAATATATTGGCGAGATCCTGACCTCTGATAAAAATCAGGGCAGGATTCAGGATTTTGCCATTACGGTAAAACGTAATGATGAGCTGAGCCTGGCACAAATCACTGCTTTAAATCCTGACCGAATCATTATTTCTCCTGGGCCTGGATCGCCGGATGATGAGAAATATTTCGGCATTTGTGCCACAGTGATTCGTGAACTCGGGCCAAGTATTCCGATGCTGGGGGTATGCCTGGGGATGCAGGGTATCGTTCATGTTTTTGGGGGCCGGGTGATAAAAGCGCCGTTACCCATGCATGGAAAAACCAGTCCGATTCAACACGATGGCAAAGGGGTGTTTAAGAATATTCCTGATCAGTTGGAAATTATGCGCTATCACTCTCTAATTGCTGAGGCAGAAAGTCTGCCTGACTGTTTGGCGGTTACTGCTGCTGTTGGAAACCTGGAAAGCAAGGACTTTACTAACCTGGAAAAAATACGTGCAGGCGGGAGTTTTGAAATAATGGGCGTCAAACATAAGGATTATCCTGTCCATGGCATCCAGTTCCATCCAGAATCTTTTGCCACAGAAGGTGGCAAAGAACTGATTCATAATTTTTTGTATCAGGAATATTAA
- a CDS encoding anthranilate synthase component I family protein encodes MAKSPPKIELPRKPKYQKITDDCDYFELFKKIDKQFESCFILESLGEESYVSRHTIIGFDPEQIIYAQEQQLHIADKQGNVETFSSDNPYYLLREIMPQDVLARQYAGGLVGYLGYDAMGYFEPSLTLKTNESFDAFKFGLYKDGLIYDKMTGELIYFYYHNSRIDLVKQLLEQPYDGNGPLQVIPNGDTMTREQHESAVLKVKQDIVDGKIFQCEVGFKKRFRLIGDTINIYERMREINPSPQMFYVKFAEQKIISASPELLFRVRQGEMETFPLAGTTRRGTTPQEDVQLARVLLNDPKEIAEHNMLVDLHRNDIGRVARFGTVKVRNLMDIKRYSHVQHISSEIVGIMAESEDMFSALASNFPAGTLTGAPKIEAMKIIDDLETDGRGPYGGAVGQFSFNGDCTFAIPIRTIFVNGENAYVQTCGGNVFDSNPADEYLEIQRKFAGTRSALEPYVPEQYKEFL; translated from the coding sequence ATGGCCAAATCACCCCCCAAAATAGAACTGCCGCGTAAGCCGAAGTACCAGAAAATTACTGATGACTGTGATTATTTTGAGCTGTTCAAAAAAATCGATAAGCAATTTGAGTCTTGTTTTATTCTCGAATCCCTCGGAGAGGAAAGTTACGTCTCCCGGCATACCATTATTGGCTTCGATCCGGAGCAGATTATTTACGCTCAGGAGCAACAGCTTCATATCGCGGATAAGCAAGGAAATGTGGAAACGTTTAGCAGTGATAACCCTTATTATCTGCTTCGAGAGATCATGCCACAGGATGTATTGGCAAGGCAGTACGCTGGTGGGCTGGTTGGTTATCTTGGCTACGATGCGATGGGGTACTTTGAGCCAAGTCTGACACTTAAAACAAACGAAAGTTTTGATGCTTTCAAATTCGGTTTATATAAAGATGGTCTGATTTACGACAAGATGACCGGCGAGCTGATCTATTTCTACTATCACAATAGTCGCATTGATCTGGTCAAGCAGTTGCTGGAACAACCATATGATGGAAATGGCCCGTTACAGGTTATTCCCAACGGCGATACCATGACCCGTGAACAGCATGAGTCTGCTGTTCTTAAAGTCAAACAGGATATTGTTGATGGCAAGATATTTCAGTGTGAAGTGGGCTTTAAAAAACGCTTCAGGCTGATTGGGGATACCATCAATATCTATGAGCGTATGCGGGAGATCAACCCGTCACCGCAGATGTTTTATGTGAAGTTTGCAGAGCAGAAGATTATCAGTGCCAGTCCCGAACTGTTATTCCGGGTGCGTCAGGGCGAAATGGAAACATTTCCATTGGCGGGTACTACGCGGCGTGGAACCACTCCACAGGAAGATGTCCAGCTGGCGCGAGTGCTGTTGAATGATCCCAAAGAAATTGCCGAACACAATATGCTGGTGGATCTGCATCGCAATGATATTGGCAGGGTAGCGCGGTTCGGTACGGTAAAAGTCCGTAACCTGATGGACATCAAGCGTTATAGCCACGTTCAGCACATCAGCAGTGAAATCGTCGGCATCATGGCTGAATCTGAAGATATGTTTTCTGCCCTGGCGAGTAATTTCCCGGCCGGGACTTTGACTGGTGCGCCCAAGATTGAAGCAATGAAGATCATTGATGATCTGGAGACAGACGGCCGTGGTCCATACGGTGGTGCTGTTGGGCAGTTTTCTTTCAATGGGGACTGCACCTTTGCGATTCCCATTCGGACGATCTTTGTTAATGGCGAAAATGCCTATGTGCAGACATGCGGCGGTAACGTTTTTGATTCCAATCCGGCAGACGAGTATCTGGAAATACAACGCAAGTTTGCCGGTACCCGTAGCGCATTGGAGCCTTATGTGCCTGAGCAATATAAGGAGTTTCTATAA
- a CDS encoding Trp family transcriptional regulator produces the protein MRTLDHYTADLIEYLLAVKTPDQMEQALRELLTPAEFTEITKRLQIFKMLEAGVPQRKIAEELGVGIATVSRGARARKLDYE, from the coding sequence ATGAGAACACTAGATCATTACACCGCTGACCTGATTGAGTATCTGCTGGCTGTTAAAACTCCTGATCAAATGGAACAGGCGTTGAGGGAGTTGTTGACCCCGGCAGAGTTTACTGAAATCACCAAACGATTACAGATATTCAAAATGCTGGAAGCAGGTGTGCCGCAGAGGAAAATAGCTGAAGAGCTGGGTGTTGGAATTGCCACGGTTTCCCGAGGTGCCAGGGCCCGGAAGCTCGACTACGAATGA
- a CDS encoding anthranilate synthase component II, with the protein MLLMIDNYDSFTYTIVQYFRELGETVSVVKNDQCGIAELIAMKPDRLVISPGPCTPNESGISIPALSHFAGQIPILGICLGHQCIGQHFGARIVKARQIMHGKVSRIFHRRTGLFSELENGFQATRYHSLVIAPDSLPECLEMTAWTRDQNDQIEEIMGITHKSHAIVGVQFHPESVLTQSGHALLANFLKIHENKQLKSSAL; encoded by the coding sequence ATGTTACTGATGATTGATAACTATGACTCATTTACCTACACCATTGTTCAGTACTTCCGGGAGTTGGGTGAGACAGTGTCTGTTGTCAAAAATGATCAATGCGGAATCGCAGAATTAATCGCTATGAAACCTGACCGACTGGTGATTTCTCCCGGTCCCTGCACACCAAACGAATCCGGTATCTCAATTCCGGCGCTTTCACACTTTGCCGGACAAATTCCAATCCTTGGCATCTGCCTCGGCCATCAGTGTATCGGCCAGCACTTTGGTGCCCGAATTGTCAAAGCCAGACAGATTATGCATGGCAAGGTTTCCAGGATTTTTCACCGCCGGACAGGACTATTCAGTGAGTTGGAGAATGGCTTTCAAGCCACCCGTTATCATTCACTGGTTATTGCTCCGGACAGCCTTCCCGAGTGTCTGGAGATGACCGCCTGGACACGTGACCAGAATGATCAGATAGAAGAAATCATGGGCATCACCCACAAATCCCACGCGATTGTCGGAGTACAGTTTCATCCAGAGTCCGTTTTAACTCAGTCCGGTCATGCATTGTTAGCCAATTTCCTGAAAATCCATGAAAACAAACAACTAAAGAGTAGCGCCCTATGA
- the trpD gene encoding anthranilate phosphoribosyltransferase, whose product MNMQEAIAKVVSLQHLSRAEMQSVMRLIMTGESTSAQTGGFLIALRMKGETVDEVTAAVEVMRELSTGVKYNHEHMVDTCGTGGDGASLFNVSTAASFVVAAAGGKVAKHGNRSASSNSGSADVLEQAGVKIDLTPDQVSRCVDQVGVGFMFAQLHHPAMKHTIGPRKEMKTRTIFNILGPMTNPAGATKQVIGVFNKEVQSLVAEVLKTLGSRHILVIHSDDGLDEISIATTTSVTELKDGNIRQYQIRPEDFGIANRSLEGLQAHSAAESLTLIKAALANESGEAADKARDMIALNAGAAIYAADIANSLTEGVTMAQDAIASGQALNKLDELIAFTEIFA is encoded by the coding sequence ATGAACATGCAGGAAGCCATTGCCAAAGTCGTTTCCCTTCAACATTTAAGCCGCGCAGAAATGCAGAGCGTAATGCGCCTGATCATGACTGGCGAGTCCACATCTGCCCAGACTGGTGGCTTCTTGATTGCCCTGCGTATGAAAGGTGAAACCGTCGATGAAGTCACTGCAGCCGTCGAGGTCATGCGGGAACTATCCACCGGAGTCAAATATAATCATGAACATATGGTGGATACCTGTGGCACAGGTGGTGATGGTGCCAGTCTGTTCAATGTTTCCACCGCAGCGTCATTTGTGGTCGCTGCAGCTGGCGGCAAAGTCGCTAAACATGGCAATCGCAGCGCATCTTCCAATAGCGGCAGCGCGGACGTTCTTGAGCAGGCAGGAGTAAAAATCGACCTGACTCCGGATCAGGTGAGTCGTTGTGTGGATCAGGTAGGTGTGGGCTTTATGTTCGCCCAGTTACACCACCCCGCGATGAAGCACACTATTGGTCCGCGCAAAGAAATGAAAACCCGGACCATATTCAATATATTGGGTCCAATGACCAACCCGGCCGGTGCCACCAAGCAGGTAATCGGTGTTTTTAACAAGGAAGTGCAAAGTTTAGTGGCAGAAGTACTGAAAACCCTTGGCTCCAGACACATATTAGTGATTCACTCAGACGATGGCCTTGATGAAATCAGCATTGCCACAACGACCAGCGTGACCGAACTGAAAGACGGCAACATCCGCCAGTATCAGATCAGGCCGGAGGATTTTGGTATTGCTAACCGCAGCCTAGAGGGGTTACAAGCCCACTCTGCCGCTGAAAGTCTGACTTTGATAAAAGCAGCGCTTGCCAATGAATCTGGAGAAGCTGCTGATAAAGCCCGGGACATGATTGCATTAAATGCGGGTGCCGCCATCTATGCGGCCGATATAGCCAATTCTCTGACCGAAGGTGTCACAATGGCTCAGGATGCGATAGCCTCTGGCCAGGCTCTCAATAAGCTGGATGAGCTGATCGCGTTTACTGAAATTTTTGCATGA
- the trpC gene encoding indole-3-glycerol phosphate synthase TrpC produces MTEIPTILKKIIDKKWQEIEERQETISIKQLEERFSNVESPRGFVRAIEKSIAQGRSAVIAEIKKASPSKGILRESFDPEQIAISYEQAGATCLSVLTDKDFFMGGNDYLREARAVTKLPVIRKDFIVDPYQVYESRALGADCILLIVAVLDDESLVNLNSLAHELGMDVLVEVHDQQELTRALPLNNRLIGINNRNLHTFDVSLDTTHQLLGSLPQDVIVVTESGIHTHQDVAAMRAHHVNSFLVGEAFMKADNPGEKLSELFSLGEQ; encoded by the coding sequence ATGACAGAAATACCCACGATTTTGAAAAAAATAATTGATAAGAAATGGCAAGAAATTGAGGAAAGACAGGAAACGATCTCTATCAAACAACTGGAGGAACGGTTTTCCAACGTGGAATCTCCACGCGGTTTTGTCCGTGCCATTGAGAAAAGCATTGCACAGGGTCGCTCGGCGGTTATCGCTGAAATCAAAAAAGCATCTCCCAGTAAAGGTATTCTGCGGGAAAGCTTTGATCCGGAACAAATTGCCATATCCTATGAACAGGCTGGTGCCACTTGCTTGTCTGTACTGACAGACAAAGACTTTTTTATGGGTGGTAATGATTATTTGCGGGAAGCCCGAGCTGTTACCAAATTACCAGTCATCCGCAAAGATTTTATCGTAGATCCTTATCAGGTTTACGAATCCAGAGCACTGGGGGCAGATTGTATTCTGCTGATTGTCGCGGTATTGGATGACGAAAGCCTGGTAAACCTTAACAGTCTTGCGCACGAGCTGGGCATGGATGTTCTGGTAGAAGTACATGATCAACAGGAGCTGACCCGTGCCCTGCCATTGAACAACCGACTGATTGGTATCAATAACCGCAATTTACATACATTTGATGTGTCTCTGGACACCACTCACCAACTACTTGGCTCACTACCACAAGATGTTATCGTGGTTACTGAAAGTGGAATACACACCCATCAGGATGTTGCCGCCATGCGAGCTCATCACGTAAATAGTTTTCTCGTCGGAGAAGCATTTATGAAAGCAGATAATCCCGGTGAAAAACTGAGTGAGCTATTTTCTCTGGGAGAGCAATAG